The Pseudophryne corroboree isolate aPseCor3 chromosome 2, aPseCor3.hap2, whole genome shotgun sequence genome has a segment encoding these proteins:
- the LOC134999652 gene encoding high-affinity choline transporter 1-like isoform X2, with amino-acid sequence MFFVKPMRSKNYVTMMDPLQEAFGDKMGSVLFIPPLLGDIFWFASILASLGATVSVILDVKGFLSIIISACTVILYTILGGLYSVAYTDVIQLLFMIISLWICVPFALLNSASENIAYTAVHKLYQGPWIGNIQPKYIARWLDDLAYLSLGGIAWQTYFQRVLASSSSKKAMVTSYLSGILCAVMGVPSILIGAVAASTDWNQTIYGLPTPYERNESNMILPLVLQYLCPTYISVVGLGAIAAAVMSSADSSLLSASSMFAYNIYKKLLRKTASDREILWVMRLSMVLLGSAGMGLAFLSNSVYDLWFLSGELVYAVLFPQLCCALFVPGTNAYGSAVGFLLGLILRLLGGENSLKIPPALHYPGCVLVDGVYVQLFPFKTFTMLASLITIIVTSYLAQYLLMKKILPIEWDMGNVFRKVPSPTPQYELEQQVGLQTPENTEPPPDDICQHFSQK; translated from the exons ATGTTCTTTGTTAAGCCAATGAGATCTAAAAACTATGTGACAATGATGGACCCTCTACAGGAAGCGTTTGGGGACAAAATGGGAAGCGTTCTGTTTATTCCACCACTTCTGGGCGACATTTTTTGGTTTGCATCAATTTTGGCATCTTTAG GAGCGACTGTCAGTGTCATCCTGGATGTGAAAGGCTTCTTATCTATTATCATATCGGCGTGTACAGTCATTCTGTACACTATACTTGGAGGTCTGTATTCCGTTGCTTACACAGATGTTATCCAGCTACTCTTCATGATAATCAGTCTG TGGATTTGTGTACCATTTGCTCTTCTAAATTCTGCATCTGAAAACATTGCTTACACAGCAGTGCATAAACTGTACCAAGGGCCCTGGATTGGTAACATACAGCCAAAATACATTGCAAGATGGCTGGATGATTTGGCATACCTG AGTTTGGGTGGCATTGCGTGGCAAACATATTTTCAGAGAGTTCTTGCTTCATCGTCCTCCAAGAAAGCGATGGTGACCTCCTACCTCTCAGGGATTCTCTGTGCCGTCATGGGTGTTCCGTCCATTCTCATTGGAGCAGTTGCCGCATCCACAG ACTGGAACCAGACTATCTACGGCCTGCCAACACCCTATGAGAGGAACGAGTCCAACATGATCCTTCCATTGGTTCTGCAGTACCTGTGCCCAACTTACATATCTGTTGTTGGCCTAGGAGCCATTGCGGCCGCCGTCATGTCCTCTGCGGACTCGTCACTTCTATCAGCCAGTTCCATGTTTGCCTACAACATCTACAAGAAGTTGCTAAGGAAAACG GCCTCAGACAGAGAAATCCTGTGGGTCATGCGCCTCTCGATGGTCTTGCTCGGCTCCGCAGGCATGGGGCTGGCATTCCTCTCCAACTCTGTGTATGACCTCTGGTTCCTGAGCGGAGAGCTGGTATATGCCGTGTTATTCCCACAGCTCTGCTGCGCCCTCTTCGTCCCCGGCACCAACGCCTATGGTTCCGCAGTGGGATTTCTGTTGGGTCTGATTCTGCGGCTCCTGGGAGGAGAAAACTCCCTGAAAATCCCCCCAGCCCTCCACTACCCCGGTTGCGTCCTGGTGGATGGTGTCTATGTGCAGCTGTTCCCCTTCAAGACATTCACTATGTTGGCTAGTCTGATCACCATCATCGTCACGTCGTATCTGGCTCAGTACCTGCTCATGAAGAAGATACTGCCCATTGAGTGGGACATGGGCAATGTATTTCGGAAAGTGCCGTCTCCTACCCCTCAATATGAGCTGGAGCAGCAGGTGGGCCTGCAAACACCTGAGAACACGGAACCTCCTCCTGATGACATCTGCCAACACTTTTCCCAAAAATAA